From the genome of Saccharicrinis carchari, one region includes:
- a CDS encoding GH92 family glycosyl hydrolase: protein MYRSKVLSLFLVALVLLVASCSGKIEKKPGNALIGYVDPFIGTGFHGHTFPGPVMPHGMVQPGPDTRLNGWDASSGYHYSDSTIYGFSQTHLSGTGIGDMGDLLLLPFTGEEDDKPIALFDKKDEHAEVGYYKVRFKNFDVEAELTAGMRVAYHRYMFSGKETKRVLLDVGHILQRTWGHSNMANEFEIIDRQTIRGLKYSKGWAQDHRVYFYLRFSSPFILNEVNINGDDVDASAESYQGKNVHAYLQFEELKTDEALEIKIGISAVDMEGAENNLKSEMPNWDFKALKERNQKAWEKELERIKVFTGDKDKKTTFYTALYHSLIAPMIYQDADGRYRGMDLQIHQAKEGHTNNTVYSLWDTFRALHPLMTIINEKKSVDWVNNLLVKYQEGDFLPKWPLCANYTGTMVAYPAVANIADALSKELPGINKQLALEASVNSARYKPELIANVTHIGKRELMPLYNKFVDAGTYIPADSIAKSVSYGLEMAYYDWCIAQIAKLTGDEELYHEFDKRGQYYRFYFDKETGFMRGKNADGTWVTPFHPRYSSHDESEYVEGNAWQWTWFVPHDLNGFVDLFPDKAHFIQKLDSLFTTSSEVLGEDASDDITGLIGQYAHGNEPSHHIAYFYTYLGQAWKTQELVDKILHEFYPPTPEGIIGNEDCGQMSAWYILNAMGFYQLTPGDPTYVISRPLFNKVEIALENDKVFTIQVENNSKANKYVQHASLNGTPLPELLFGHKDIKKGGLLKIIMGDKPKFNN, encoded by the coding sequence ATGTATCGCAGCAAAGTTTTAAGCCTATTTCTCGTAGCTCTGGTATTACTTGTAGCATCATGTTCTGGTAAGATCGAAAAAAAACCGGGCAATGCTTTAATCGGGTATGTTGACCCATTTATCGGAACCGGATTCCATGGACACACTTTCCCTGGTCCGGTAATGCCGCATGGCATGGTTCAGCCCGGACCGGATACGCGCTTAAATGGATGGGATGCGAGTAGCGGTTATCATTATAGCGACAGTACCATTTATGGCTTTTCGCAAACACACCTTAGCGGCACTGGCATTGGCGATATGGGCGACCTGTTGCTATTGCCTTTTACCGGAGAAGAAGATGATAAGCCGATAGCCTTATTTGACAAGAAAGATGAACATGCCGAAGTGGGGTACTATAAGGTTAGGTTTAAAAACTTTGATGTGGAGGCCGAACTAACAGCCGGTATGCGGGTGGCTTATCACCGGTACATGTTCTCGGGAAAGGAAACTAAAAGGGTGCTGTTGGATGTGGGGCACATACTTCAGCGCACTTGGGGGCATTCAAATATGGCCAATGAGTTTGAAATTATTGACCGGCAAACTATACGCGGACTGAAATATTCAAAAGGATGGGCGCAGGATCATAGGGTGTATTTTTACCTTCGCTTTTCAAGCCCATTTATCCTGAACGAAGTTAATATCAATGGCGATGATGTAGATGCCTCTGCCGAATCCTATCAGGGGAAGAATGTACATGCCTACCTTCAGTTTGAAGAACTTAAAACCGATGAGGCACTTGAAATTAAAATTGGTATATCCGCAGTAGATATGGAGGGTGCCGAAAATAATTTAAAATCCGAGATGCCAAATTGGGATTTTAAAGCCTTGAAAGAGCGCAACCAAAAAGCCTGGGAAAAGGAGTTAGAACGGATTAAGGTATTTACCGGGGATAAGGATAAAAAAACCACATTCTATACGGCCCTTTATCATTCGTTAATTGCACCAATGATTTATCAGGATGCCGATGGCCGTTACCGGGGCATGGATTTGCAAATTCATCAGGCAAAGGAAGGTCATACCAACAACACGGTTTATTCATTGTGGGACACCTTTAGGGCCTTACATCCTTTAATGACTATTATTAATGAGAAAAAATCAGTGGATTGGGTGAATAATCTACTGGTTAAATATCAGGAAGGCGATTTTTTGCCCAAATGGCCTTTGTGCGCTAATTATACGGGAACCATGGTGGCCTATCCGGCGGTAGCCAATATCGCCGATGCATTATCTAAAGAACTGCCCGGTATCAACAAACAGCTTGCGCTTGAGGCGTCGGTCAATAGTGCCAGGTATAAACCGGAGTTGATAGCCAATGTTACACATATAGGTAAACGGGAGCTAATGCCGCTGTATAATAAATTTGTGGATGCAGGCACTTACATTCCGGCCGACTCCATTGCCAAATCCGTTTCGTACGGATTAGAAATGGCCTATTACGATTGGTGCATTGCACAAATTGCAAAGCTTACGGGCGATGAGGAATTATATCATGAGTTTGATAAAAGGGGGCAATACTATCGTTTTTATTTTGATAAAGAAACAGGCTTTATGCGCGGTAAAAATGCGGATGGAACCTGGGTTACCCCATTCCATCCCAGATATTCGAGCCATGATGAGTCGGAGTATGTGGAAGGGAATGCCTGGCAATGGACTTGGTTTGTGCCCCATGATTTAAACGGTTTTGTGGATTTGTTTCCGGATAAAGCACATTTCATTCAAAAGTTAGATTCGCTGTTTACAACTTCATCAGAGGTATTAGGCGAAGATGCCAGTGACGATATTACCGGTTTAATCGGTCAGTATGCGCATGGCAATGAGCCCAGCCATCATATTGCATATTTTTACACCTATCTGGGCCAGGCATGGAAAACGCAGGAGTTGGTTGATAAAATCCTGCATGAGTTTTATCCACCAACCCCCGAAGGCATAATTGGCAATGAAGATTGCGGTCAGATGTCGGCCTGGTACATTCTCAACGCCATGGGCTTTTATCAGTTAACTCCGGGTGATCCTACCTATGTTATTTCGCGGCCTTTATTCAATAAGGTGGAGATAGCGCTTGAAAACGACAAGGTTTTCACTATCCAAGTCGAAAATAATTCAAAAGCCAATAAATACGTCCAACATGCCAGTTTGAACGGAACGCCTCTTCCAGAGCTCTTATTTGGGCATAAGGATATTAAAAAGGGAGGATTGCTAAAAATCATAATGGGCGATAAGCCTAAGTTCAATAACTAA
- a CDS encoding glycoside hydrolase family 130 protein, with amino-acid sequence MIKKRIEKVKTQFKDLIGRVNPEEDISNGVYTRFVNPILTPAHVPLNWRYDFNRQTNPLFLERIGVNAVFNAGAIKLNGKYIVVARVEGADRKSYFAVAESDTGVDGFRFRDKPITMPQTEEQDTNVYDMRLTQHEDGWIYGVFCTERKDPNAPEGDTSRAVAKAGIARTKDLIKWERLPDLISHSGQQRNVVLHPEFVNGLYALYTRPQDGFIDVGGGGGIGLGYVKDMTVPALDEEIIINAKQYHTIYELKNGLGPAPLKTPQGWLHLAHGVRNTAAGLRYVLYLFMTDLQDISKVIHQPGGYFMAPEGNERVGDVSNVLFSNGWLADDDGTVYIYYASSDTRLHVARSSLTQLVDYVTSTPEDDLFSHLSVKKINALIEHNREHFRIN; translated from the coding sequence ATGATTAAAAAAAGAATAGAGAAAGTTAAAACACAATTTAAAGACTTGATTGGTAGAGTTAACCCGGAGGAAGATATTTCAAATGGGGTGTACACACGATTTGTTAATCCAATATTAACGCCTGCACATGTTCCATTAAATTGGCGGTATGATTTTAACCGCCAAACAAATCCTTTGTTTTTAGAGCGAATTGGGGTTAATGCTGTTTTTAATGCCGGAGCCATCAAGCTAAACGGAAAATACATTGTTGTGGCCCGTGTAGAAGGCGCAGACCGTAAATCTTATTTTGCCGTGGCAGAAAGTGATACCGGGGTTGATGGCTTCCGGTTCCGGGATAAGCCAATCACGATGCCGCAAACCGAGGAGCAGGATACCAATGTGTATGACATGCGTTTAACACAGCACGAAGATGGGTGGATCTATGGTGTTTTCTGCACCGAACGCAAGGATCCCAATGCGCCTGAAGGGGATACGAGCAGGGCCGTTGCAAAGGCCGGTATTGCCCGTACCAAAGACTTGATCAAATGGGAACGTTTGCCCGATTTGATTAGCCATTCGGGTCAACAACGTAATGTAGTGCTACATCCCGAATTTGTCAATGGTCTGTACGCCCTTTATACCCGACCTCAAGATGGTTTTATTGACGTTGGCGGCGGGGGAGGCATTGGCCTTGGCTATGTTAAGGACATGACAGTTCCGGCGCTCGATGAGGAAATTATTATCAATGCGAAACAGTATCACACAATTTATGAACTTAAAAATGGTTTGGGACCCGCTCCTTTAAAAACGCCACAAGGCTGGTTGCACTTGGCACATGGCGTACGTAACACCGCCGCCGGATTGCGCTATGTCCTTTATCTGTTTATGACCGATTTACAGGATATAAGCAAGGTAATTCATCAGCCGGGCGGTTATTTTATGGCCCCTGAAGGTAACGAGAGAGTTGGGGATGTCTCAAATGTATTATTTTCAAACGGTTGGCTTGCCGATGACGACGGGACGGTGTATATTTATTACGCATCGTCAGACACACGTTTGCATGTAGCCAGGTCATCCCTAACGCAACTGGTAGATTATGTAACAAGCACGCCTGAAGATGACTTATTTTCACATTTGTCGGTTAAAAAAATTAATGCGTTAATTGAGCATAATAGAGAGCATTTCAGAATTAACTAG
- a CDS encoding sodium:solute symporter family protein, with product MLKKRAQSDISSYLLGGKKIPWYMLGLSNASGMFDISGTMWLVTLIFVYGLKSIWIPWLWPVFNQVFLMMYLSAWLRRSNVTTGAEWISFRFGNAGDGRLSHAVVVVFALIICLGFLAYGFIGLGKFVQIFIPWELFSDFVPFDVPPHYVPHIYGIAFTSFAVFYSIMGGMSGIVWADVVQYLIMTVSAIVIAVIAIAALDGQTLNVPDGWMSPFFKWKLDLDWNGIIHEVNDKIKADGYSLFSVFFSMMLFKGVLVSLAGPAPNYDMQKILSTGSPKEAAKMSGFVSVVLLPVRYLMIAGFAVLAILHYDKLNLLVAGKIDFEQILPSAISAFVPVGFMGLLLAGLLAAFMSTFAGTLNAAQAYIVNDLYLKYYNKKATNKQIKTTNYVTGLLVVVISIVFGFFAGDVNSILQWIVSALFGSYVASNVLKWHWWRFNGSGFFWGMVAGLVPALLFPYIFSETLDLYYFPLLLLLSVAGCIIGTYLSKPTDDETLMNFYKKVRPWGFWKPIHDKVVAEDPSFTANKDFGKDMLNVIVGIVAQTCLVVIPIYLVLGKHLPMAITIGITIVCAVILKKTWWNKLDENA from the coding sequence GTGCTTAAGAAAAGAGCCCAAAGTGATATTTCTTCCTACTTACTGGGCGGAAAAAAAATACCCTGGTACATGCTGGGGCTCTCAAATGCATCGGGTATGTTTGATATTTCCGGTACCATGTGGCTGGTGACTCTCATATTTGTTTATGGCTTAAAAAGTATTTGGATTCCCTGGTTATGGCCTGTCTTTAATCAGGTTTTCCTGATGATGTACCTGTCTGCCTGGTTGCGTCGTTCTAACGTTACAACAGGTGCCGAATGGATTAGTTTTCGTTTTGGAAATGCGGGTGACGGACGACTATCGCACGCCGTAGTTGTGGTGTTTGCGCTGATTATTTGTCTGGGCTTTTTGGCCTATGGTTTTATAGGCCTCGGCAAGTTTGTACAGATATTTATTCCCTGGGAGTTATTTTCCGATTTTGTGCCATTTGATGTGCCGCCGCACTATGTGCCTCATATTTACGGTATTGCATTTACGTCTTTTGCTGTTTTTTACTCCATAATGGGAGGTATGTCCGGTATTGTTTGGGCCGATGTTGTTCAGTACCTTATCATGACGGTTTCAGCCATTGTGATTGCAGTTATCGCTATTGCTGCATTGGACGGTCAAACATTAAATGTGCCTGATGGCTGGATGAGCCCATTTTTTAAATGGAAATTGGATTTGGATTGGAATGGGATTATCCATGAAGTAAATGATAAGATAAAAGCCGATGGGTACTCGCTTTTCAGTGTCTTTTTTTCGATGATGTTATTTAAAGGAGTCCTGGTTAGTCTGGCTGGCCCGGCACCCAACTATGATATGCAGAAAATCCTTTCAACCGGTTCGCCTAAAGAAGCGGCTAAAATGAGTGGTTTTGTAAGCGTGGTCTTACTTCCGGTTCGTTACTTAATGATAGCAGGTTTTGCTGTTTTGGCCATTTTACATTACGATAAACTGAACCTGTTGGTCGCCGGAAAAATCGATTTCGAACAGATATTGCCCTCGGCCATCAGTGCCTTTGTACCTGTTGGCTTTATGGGTTTATTGTTGGCCGGGTTATTGGCGGCATTTATGTCAACCTTTGCCGGAACCCTGAATGCGGCCCAGGCCTATATTGTCAATGATTTATACCTGAAGTACTACAATAAGAAGGCCACCAACAAGCAAATTAAAACAACCAATTACGTAACCGGACTCCTTGTGGTCGTTATCAGTATTGTGTTCGGTTTTTTTGCAGGTGATGTTAATTCTATCTTGCAATGGATTGTATCTGCCCTATTTGGAAGTTATGTGGCATCCAATGTGCTAAAATGGCATTGGTGGCGCTTTAATGGTTCGGGTTTCTTTTGGGGGATGGTAGCAGGTCTTGTACCGGCTTTGCTTTTTCCTTATATCTTCAGCGAAACTTTAGATTTGTACTATTTCCCTTTGCTGCTGTTGCTTTCAGTTGCCGGATGTATCATCGGCACATACCTGTCGAAACCAACTGATGACGAAACATTAATGAACTTTTACAAGAAAGTACGCCCCTGGGGTTTTTGGAAACCTATCCATGATAAAGTGGTAGCAGAAGACCCTTCCTTTACCGCTAACAAGGATTTTGGAAAGGATATGTTAAATGTTATTGTTGGTATTGTTGCACAAACCTGCCTGGTCGTTATCCCTATTTATTTAGTACTCGGGAAGCACCTGCCAATGGCGATAACAATAGGAATAACCATTGTCTGTGCAGTTATCCTCAAAAAAACATGGTGGAATAAATTAGACGAAAACGCATAA
- a CDS encoding alkaline phosphatase family protein, whose protein sequence is MNRKIYAIILMFGLLSTISLAGNKKVLILGIDGCRPDALLAANTPNIDKLWQNGAYSFTTQTDEISSSGICWTGMLTGVWHDKHKVVSNAYKNPNIEEYPHFFRRIKAQYPDLTTASIVNWKPIHNILQEGDADIQKRRLFDWWVTCKAKRTVKKQNLDVLFVALDAVDHAGHVNGFSLDSSKYLKQIEKADKQLGKIIKALKTRKNYQNEDWLVIVTTDHGGSAYGHGKNIPEHTTIFYIAHGPSVSKGKIMEDVNVVDVAVTALHHLGVEVREEWQLDGKSAGLK, encoded by the coding sequence ATGAACAGAAAAATTTATGCAATAATACTGATGTTCGGCCTTCTTTCCACCATCTCCTTAGCGGGGAATAAGAAGGTATTGATTTTGGGCATTGATGGGTGCAGACCCGATGCCTTGCTGGCAGCCAACACACCAAACATTGATAAACTATGGCAAAATGGTGCCTATTCGTTTACTACACAAACCGACGAGATAAGCAGTAGCGGGATTTGTTGGACGGGTATGTTAACGGGGGTTTGGCACGATAAGCATAAGGTGGTATCTAATGCTTACAAAAACCCAAACATTGAAGAATACCCACATTTTTTCCGTCGCATTAAAGCGCAATATCCTGATTTAACAACAGCTTCCATTGTTAATTGGAAACCCATTCACAATATACTGCAAGAGGGCGATGCCGATATTCAAAAAAGGCGTCTTTTTGATTGGTGGGTGACGTGTAAAGCTAAAAGGACGGTTAAAAAACAAAATCTGGATGTTTTATTCGTAGCACTCGATGCCGTTGATCATGCCGGCCATGTTAATGGTTTTTCACTGGATAGCAGTAAGTATTTAAAGCAGATTGAAAAGGCCGACAAACAGCTTGGAAAAATTATTAAAGCACTAAAAACACGAAAGAACTACCAGAACGAAGACTGGTTGGTAATTGTTACAACCGATCATGGCGGCAGTGCTTATGGGCATGGAAAGAATATCCCGGAGCACACCACTATTTTTTACATCGCCCACGGGCCAAGTGTATCAAAAGGTAAGATAATGGAAGATGTAAATGTGGTTGATGTGGCCGTAACGGCACTACATCATTTGGGTGTTGAAGTAAGGGAGGAGTGGCAGTTGGACGGCAAATCAGCCGGATTAAAATAA
- a CDS encoding cellulase family glycosylhydrolase: MKKVIIALLSCCFIIGCSTDTTVVFPNKITVEGDAFVDEYGREVILHGINVVNKNPKDQYLYKGGPEFYKLLKQQGFNSIRFVIIWDGVEPEPGVYNDDYLAEIDKRIEWAAANDLFVVLDMHQDLFSIKYADGAPEWATITDGKEHTTGAIWSDAYMLSEAVQTAFDHFWNNTPAPDGMGIQDHYAKAWKHVAKRYANNPHVIGYDIMNEPFAGSSAKMVMEAMLTAYGELVYKTQGKTLSEEQIMMIWADQRSRTKALDLLSTEENYAYVIDALYAFNAGFESTHLQAMYQRVANEIREVDQKSILFLEHSYFSNMGVRSSIERVRLKNGQPDPLVAYAPHGYDLVTDTKDAAGARSERVNFIYKRIKEKGEQLKMPVWLGEWGAYYSHGEEIVPVAQYAVSLIEKYKFGQAYWSYDPGTEKKAYFTHALLRPYPAYTNGRILSYGFNRETAVFEMVWKENAGTKEATMVFIPEVERINKSELPAGSVLKALKGTRHGWLLIQPTGRVETRTLKLNLN; this comes from the coding sequence ATGAAGAAAGTTATTATTGCATTGTTAAGCTGTTGTTTTATTATTGGGTGCAGTACCGATACTACAGTTGTTTTTCCTAACAAAATTACGGTTGAAGGAGATGCCTTTGTGGATGAATATGGCCGCGAGGTAATCCTGCACGGCATTAATGTAGTTAATAAAAATCCAAAAGATCAATACCTTTATAAAGGTGGACCGGAATTTTATAAATTATTGAAACAGCAAGGATTTAATAGTATCCGCTTTGTTATTATTTGGGATGGTGTTGAGCCGGAGCCTGGTGTTTACAACGATGACTACCTTGCCGAGATAGATAAACGTATTGAATGGGCGGCGGCCAACGATTTGTTTGTCGTATTAGATATGCACCAGGATTTATTCAGCATCAAATATGCGGATGGAGCACCGGAATGGGCCACCATTACCGATGGAAAGGAACATACTACCGGCGCAATTTGGAGCGATGCATATATGCTCAGTGAAGCCGTTCAAACGGCCTTCGATCATTTCTGGAACAATACCCCCGCACCGGATGGTATGGGCATTCAAGATCATTACGCCAAAGCATGGAAGCACGTAGCCAAGCGATATGCCAACAATCCGCATGTTATTGGGTATGATATAATGAATGAGCCCTTTGCCGGGTCTTCGGCAAAAATGGTAATGGAGGCCATGTTAACCGCCTATGGTGAATTGGTTTATAAAACGCAAGGCAAAACCCTTAGCGAAGAACAAATCATGATGATTTGGGCGGATCAACGCAGTCGTACCAAAGCACTTGACTTACTGTCGACAGAAGAAAACTATGCATATGTTATTGATGCCCTGTATGCGTTTAACGCGGGTTTTGAATCAACGCACCTGCAAGCCATGTATCAAAGAGTGGCCAACGAAATTCGTGAAGTAGATCAGAAATCCATTTTGTTTCTGGAGCATAGCTATTTCAGCAATATGGGAGTTCGCAGTAGTATTGAACGCGTAAGGCTTAAAAATGGGCAGCCGGATCCGCTAGTTGCCTATGCACCGCATGGTTACGACTTGGTGACGGATACGAAAGATGCGGCTGGAGCCAGGTCGGAACGTGTAAATTTTATTTATAAGCGGATTAAGGAAAAGGGCGAACAGCTTAAAATGCCGGTGTGGTTAGGCGAATGGGGAGCTTATTACAGTCATGGCGAAGAAATTGTCCCGGTTGCGCAATATGCGGTTAGCCTTATTGAAAAGTACAAGTTTGGCCAGGCCTACTGGTCGTACGATCCGGGGACTGAAAAGAAAGCTTATTTCACCCATGCATTGTTACGGCCCTATCCCGCTTATACCAATGGAAGAATATTGTCCTATGGTTTTAATCGCGAAACAGCTGTATTTGAAATGGTCTGGAAGGAGAATGCCGGCACTAAAGAGGCGACCATGGTTTTTATTCCTGAGGTGGAGCGTATTAATAAAAGCGAATTACCGGCCGGATCTGTACTTAAGGCGCTGAAAGGAACAAGGCATGGCTGGTTGCTTATTCAGCCAACCGGAAGAGTAGAAACACGCACGCTTAAGTTAAATTTAAACTAA